In a genomic window of Methanocalculus natronophilus:
- a CDS encoding IMP dehydrogenase: protein STLKSRKDVDLSREYTFKHSKQTWKGIPIMAANMDGVGTIPLALALQKHKLFTCLVKSYDPSSINEHVSQLDPNHFAVSTGTNQKDFENLKTILKDNPNIKFICIDVANGYSEHFGDFVEKVRALYPNHVIIAGNVVTADMTQELILRGADIIKVGIGPGSVCTTRVQTGVGYPQLSAIIECADAAHGLGAHII, encoded by the coding sequence GTTCAACATTAAAAAGTCGTAAAGATGTTGATTTGAGTAGAGAGTATACCTTTAAACATAGTAAACAAACATGGAAAGGGATACCGATTATGGCTGCGAATATGGATGGGGTTGGAACCATACCATTGGCCTTAGCACTTCAAAAACATAAACTCTTCACCTGTTTGGTAAAATCATATGATCCATCTTCTATAAACGAACATGTCTCTCAGTTAGATCCTAATCACTTTGCGGTGAGTACAGGAACGAATCAAAAAGACTTTGAGAATTTAAAAACGATATTAAAAGATAATCCTAATATAAAATTTATTTGTATTGATGTTGCGAATGGATATTCAGAGCATTTTGGTGATTTTGTTGAAAAAGTAAGAGCTCTATATCCAAATCATGTAATCATTGCTGGGAACGTTGTCACCGCTGATATGACACAAGAGCTAATTTTAAGAGGGGCTGACATTATTAAAGTTGGGATTGGACCAGGTAGTGTGTGTACAACACGCGTTCAAACAGGTGTAGGCTACCCTCAACTTTCAGCCATTATTGAATGTGCAGATGCGGCACATGGACTTGGTGCTCATATTATTAG